Below is a genomic region from Telmatobacter sp. DSM 110680.
AGTCGTTCAAGCGATTCGCAATCGGCCTATTCCTGTCGATCCTTCTCGTCTATCTGATTTTGATGGCACAATTTGCATCCTTCGTAGATCCTTTCATTATTCTCATGGCAATTCCGCCGGGGTTGGCTGGAGTTTTACTCATTCTGCTTCTAACTGGAAGCACCATGAACATCATGTCTCTCATGGGAGTGATCATGATGGCCGGAATCGTTGTTTCTAACAGCATTTTGATTGTCGAATTCGCCGGTCATCTTCATGAAACAGGCCTCCCAATTGCTGAGGCAGTCGTCCAGTCCTGCCGAATCCGATTGCGCCCGATTTTGATGACATCGTTGGCAACACTTTTGGGGATGATTCCAATGGCCTTGGGGCTAGAGGCGGGGAGCGAACAATATGCGCCGTTGGCGCGTGCAATCATTGGCGGCCTCGGCGTGTCCGTAGTTCTCACGGTATTTCTTGTCCCCGCGGTCTATCTGATCGTTCATGCTCGTAAAGAGAAACAGATACCGGCGCAGGGAGAGGCCTAGATCAGATGATGATTTGTTTGAAAAAGTGCATGGGCAGCGTAGCAATCGCAATTATGGCGATGACTGTCACGGCGGATGCAGTCTCCCAGACACCTTCCCATCGAGAAGAACTTCCAAACGCGCCTGCTTCTCAATTGCTTGCACAGACAGGCGTGCAATTGAGTGGCGCGAACTCAGTGTCCGCGACTACAACCCCACGTCAGAACCAAACACCAAGTTCCTCCTCGTCGCCAGCGAACAGAACCAAACTCACCCGAAGCCAAGCGGAACAAATGGCAATCAAAAACAATCCTCAAGTAAGCGTGGCACGTTTGCTTGCGCTGGCGCAGCATCAGGTCTATCGCGAAACCCGTTCCTCGGAATTGCCTATAGCGAATGCAGCTATAACGGGAGTTGAAGCGGAGGATGCAAGTCGCATATCCGCGGGATCACTTACCGCGTCACGTTTGTTTACGCATGCGGGCGCAGGTGGTGGATTCTCACAGTTGCTGACGGATTTTGGCAAAACAAGGAATCTCGTCGCGTCCGCAGTTCTGCAAGATAAGGCCCAGAAAGCGAATGCATTAGCAACTCAATTCGACGTTGAACTCGCGACTGATCAGGCATTCTACAACGCCCTGCAAGCACAGGAAACTCTAAAAGTCGCGCAGCAAAATGTGACAACGCGCCAGACGCTGCAGTCGCAAGTGAACCAGATGACCATCAACAAGCTGAAATCCACATTGGATTTGAGCTTTGCCGATGTCAGCCTTTCGCAAGCAAAATTGCTTTCGCTGGATGCGCAGAACAATGCTGATTCAACCATGGCAGCATTGGATGCGGTATTGGGGATTGACCATCAAGAGGAGTTTGAACTTGTAGATGACGGACCTGACACTCGGCAGCCACCACCCGATATTGACCAATTAGTCCAAGCGAGTTTAAAACAACGGCCCGATCTGCAAGCGACTCAGTTCAGCCAACAAGCTGCAGAAAAATTCAGCCATGCCCAACGCGATCAAATGTTTCCAACCATAGCGGCGTCAGGGACGGTAGGCAGCGTTCCGATTAGGCCGTCGCAGTATTACACCACGAATTGGTGGGGCGGCATAGGAGTGAACATAAATATACCTGTGTTTAATGGTTTCCTCTATTCGGCTCAAGCGAAAGAGGCATCACTACGCGCACAGGCGGCGTCAGAACAGACAAGAGATTTACGCGACCGTATTGTGCGCGACGTGAGAACAGCATGGCTTACTGCGAACACATCTTATCAACGGGTCAGCGTAACCGCTGAATTGTTGAAAGAAGCAGATCTTGGTCTTAAGCTAGCTCAGACACGATATCAGATGGGGTTAAGTTCGATCGTTGAACTCAGTCAGGCCGAATATCAGCAGACAGATGCAGCAATCGGAAATGCAAATGCGCAGTATCAGTATCGTCTTGCGTTAGCAACACTGAACTATCAAGTTGGCTCTGTACCATAGCTATTCGTGCGAGCGATCTAGTGAAAATCATGTGAGCTTACGTCGGCCGAGGTGATATCTATAGGTCTGATGCGAAATGCCTTTACATGTATCACTCTGTTTTGTATTTGCAATCTACCTTCTATTGCGAGAAAACGGCTACGCGTTATGATCATGCGCTCCTGCTCAAACAAATCAGGTGTAATGATGATGTTAGTGATTCCTGTTTCGTCTTCTAGGGAAAGAAATACAAAACCTTTTGCTGTTCCAGGACGCTGCCGCGCAATAACACAACCTGCGATCTTGACAAATTGGTTCTGACTGTAGCGGGCGAGATCACATGCGGAAGCAAAATCTTGGTGCTTCAATAAATCGCGATGGTAGGTCATTGGATGGGGACCACATGTGAGACCACACCCTGCATAGTCAGCAGCCAGGCGCTCATCGGTGGTCATCTGTCTCAGAGGGATTAATGCTTTGCTGTTTTGCGTTTTGATTGCTGATCGTAATAACGGACCGATTGGACGGCCCGCCTGCTCGACCTGCCATAGCGCGTCACGTCGATGCATTACTTGGCCAACAGAATTAAGTGCGCCAATCTGCGCAAGGAGAACAAGCTCTTTTCTACTTAATTCGGGTATGCGTTGCGTCAAGTCGTCTACCGATTGAAACTGTCCACTTGTATTACGAGATGCCAGTAATGACTCAGCTGAAGATTGTTTTAGTCCTTTGGCATAGTTCAAACCAATGCGAAGAGACAAGCTATCGTCAGGTTCATGTTCGATGGAACATAGCCAATCGGATCGTTGAACACAAATCGGACGAACGCGCAATCCGTGCCGTTGTGCATCTTTTATAAGTACGGCAGGCGAATAGAAGCCCATGGGTTGATTGTTTAAAAGACCGCACGTGAATGCAGCTAGGTAATGAACCTTCAGATACGCAGACGCATAGGCTATGAGCGCAAAGCTTGCAGCATGAGACTCAGGAAAGCCGTACATCGCGAACGATGAGATACCCTGAACAATGTTGTCCTGTTCCCGCAGGCCAATTCCATTTCGCGTCATGCCTGAGCGTAAGCGGCCTTCAAGATCGCGCATCCGTTGCATGGAGCGTCGCATGCCTACAGCGCGGCGCAATTCCTCAGCTTCAGAGCCAGTAAAGCTTGCGACTACCATGGCCATGCGCAACAGTTGTTCCTGAAAGAGCGGTACACCCAGTGTTCGCTTCAGAACTGGTTCGAGCAACGGATGCGGATAAGAGACTTCTTCCTGTCCCTGACGTCGCCGCATGTAAGGATGCATCATCTTGCCAACGATCGGTCCGGGGCGAATGATGGCGACCTGTACGACTACATCGTAAAAGCATCTAGGCGCGTTATGGGGAAGGGATGCCATCTGTGCGCGGCTCTCCACTTGAAACATACCCACTGTATCCCCTTTACAGAGAGTTTCGTATACGACTGGATCTTCAGGTAATAAAGCGAGATCGACCACGGCGCCATAGTGACGGGGAATCAATTCGAGTGAGTCTTTCAATGTTGCCATCATACCGAGACCGAGTAAATCAACCTTAATGAGTCCCATGTCTGCGCAGTCTTCTTTATCCCATTGAACTACTGTTCTGCCTGGCATCGATGCGCGTTCGATAGGAACAACGCGGTTCAGCATACCTGCACAAATCACCATGCCGCCAGAGTGCTGTCCGAGATGGCGTGGCAGATCGCACACCCGCATACTCAAATCTAGATATTTGGCAATAATTGGGTGACGAATATCATACCCCGCTTGGCCGAAGTGCTTTTCCATGGTGTCATTAGCGCCGCGCCATTCCCAATGACCTACAAGACTAGAGAGTTTAGCAACTTGCTGTTCATCAAACCCGAGTGCCTTGCCAACTTCACGCGCTGCAGACCGGCCCCGATATGTGATGACATTTGCAGTCATCGCCGCACCTAGAGCCCCGTAGTGTTCATAGATGTGCTGAATAACGAGTTCGCGATGATCACCAGAGGGCAAATCAAGATCGATATCGGGCAATTCACCACGGCTTTCGCTAAGAAAGCGTTCGAAAAGCAATTGCATCCCGATCGGATCGACAGCTGTGATCTCGAGAGCAAAACAAACAACAGAGTTGGCAGCGGATCCGCGTCCCTGTACCAGAAAACCATTCTTTTGGCAGAACCGGATAATGTCCCAGACTATAAGGAAGTATCCCGCGAATCCGAGTCTCGCAATTAATGCGAGCTCATGCTGCGCCTGGAGGCGCGCTCTTTCCATGAGACTGCGCTTTAATTTGTTAGCATACCGTTTTCTAACACCATCGTCGACACGCTTGGCGAGAAAGCTATCCATCGTTTCGCCATTAGGCACGGGGTATTGGGGGAACTTGTAGCCGAGATCGTTCAATGTAAATTCAAGTCGCTCACTAACGACGCGAGTATTAGCGATCGCCTCTGGGATATCGCAAAAAATATATGACATTTCCTGCGCTGAACGTAGGTGATGCAACGAGTTCTTACTCAGGAGCCGTCCTGCGTTATGTACAGTGGTGTGATGGCGTATTGACGTAAAAATGTCGAGCAGTTCACGGTCCTCTGGCGTAGCACAACGAACGCCATTAGTAGCGACGAGGGGAATGCCGCGTTGTGATGCAATATTCACGAGAACGACATTGCGAAATTCTTCTTCGCGTTCACAGTGGCGCTGAAGTTCTATGTATACGTTGCTGCGCCCATAGATAGATGTAAGTCTATCGAGTGCAGCACGCGCTCCGGCCTCGCCTTTACGACTCAGAGCGGATGCGAGCAGACCTTCTTCGCCGCCGGTTAGGCAAATCAGCCCAGCTGAAAACTCTTCTAAGTCATCCAATGTAGCTGAGCCTTCTGCCTTTGTGGACTCACGCATTTTGAAGCGTGTGATTAATTGGCAAAGGTTTTGATATCCAACCTGCGATGAGCACAAAAGAACAATTCGCGGGGGTTCATCGGGACAACGATGAGGAAGCCACTCGGATGGAGCAAGTCTGTTGCCGAATGGCGATATGGCGATTTCTGCACCGATATGCGCTTTTATTTTGTTATGCCTCGCCGCGGTATGAAAGCGCGCTACACCATACAATCCATTTCGATCAGCCAAAGCGATTGCCGGCATGTCCAGTTCAACGGCGCGCTCGACGATGGATTCGGGCTCAGATGATCCCGATAGAAAGCTGAATGCACTTGATGAATGCAACTCAATATATTCGTCAGAGAAATTACGAGCTAGCTGTTTACAGATAGTAATGCTCGGAGAGTTAGTCATAAAACGCCTCGAGCATCCATTTGTCTTTTACATAGTCATGAATAATCAAGCAGCCGACGACTTCGCCAAGATTGTTGATTGCCTTGACATCCCATTCTTCCGTATTCCACATGTCAACTGACCACCAACAGCCGCTTGATTGCCATGGGCCATAAGCTGCCTGAACCTTGTAGTGATATGCTCCGTCGCGAAATGATGACGGCTTCTTAAAATTAAGTTGTATGCGTAACGGATGGGGTGGCCGAATTCGCCTAAGCGATATGCACGCCGCAATATTTATGCGAAGGACTGACTGATTTGGAATCGCGAAGTTATCGATATCGAAACTGCCACTGTGATGTGAATCTCTCAATACGGGAGAACCAACACGTTCATCGCCAACCAGTGCTTTTAATCGGGAGAGCGCTACGTCGAGACGTGACGTCTCCGGAGTCTGAGGTGCAAAGAGCCCAAGCTGCACCTTGCTTTGTTGTCCGGCTTCAGCGATTAATGTCAGCGATGTTATTGCTGCTTGTGGGGGATGCGCA
It encodes:
- a CDS encoding TolC family protein codes for the protein MMICLKKCMGSVAIAIMAMTVTADAVSQTPSHREELPNAPASQLLAQTGVQLSGANSVSATTTPRQNQTPSSSSSPANRTKLTRSQAEQMAIKNNPQVSVARLLALAQHQVYRETRSSELPIANAAITGVEAEDASRISAGSLTASRLFTHAGAGGGFSQLLTDFGKTRNLVASAVLQDKAQKANALATQFDVELATDQAFYNALQAQETLKVAQQNVTTRQTLQSQVNQMTINKLKSTLDLSFADVSLSQAKLLSLDAQNNADSTMAALDAVLGIDHQEEFELVDDGPDTRQPPPDIDQLVQASLKQRPDLQATQFSQQAAEKFSHAQRDQMFPTIAASGTVGSVPIRPSQYYTTNWWGGIGVNINIPVFNGFLYSAQAKEASLRAQAASEQTRDLRDRIVRDVRTAWLTANTSYQRVSVTAELLKEADLGLKLAQTRYQMGLSSIVELSQAEYQQTDAAIGNANAQYQYRLALATLNYQVGSVP
- a CDS encoding error-prone DNA polymerase, translated to MTNSPSITICKQLARNFSDEYIELHSSSAFSFLSGSSEPESIVERAVELDMPAIALADRNGLYGVARFHTAARHNKIKAHIGAEIAISPFGNRLAPSEWLPHRCPDEPPRIVLLCSSQVGYQNLCQLITRFKMRESTKAEGSATLDDLEEFSAGLICLTGGEEGLLASALSRKGEAGARAALDRLTSIYGRSNVYIELQRHCEREEEFRNVVLVNIASQRGIPLVATNGVRCATPEDRELLDIFTSIRHHTTVHNAGRLLSKNSLHHLRSAQEMSYIFCDIPEAIANTRVVSERLEFTLNDLGYKFPQYPVPNGETMDSFLAKRVDDGVRKRYANKLKRSLMERARLQAQHELALIARLGFAGYFLIVWDIIRFCQKNGFLVQGRGSAANSVVCFALEITAVDPIGMQLLFERFLSESRGELPDIDLDLPSGDHRELVIQHIYEHYGALGAAMTANVITYRGRSAAREVGKALGFDEQQVAKLSSLVGHWEWRGANDTMEKHFGQAGYDIRHPIIAKYLDLSMRVCDLPRHLGQHSGGMVICAGMLNRVVPIERASMPGRTVVQWDKEDCADMGLIKVDLLGLGMMATLKDSLELIPRHYGAVVDLALLPEDPVVYETLCKGDTVGMFQVESRAQMASLPHNAPRCFYDVVVQVAIIRPGPIVGKMMHPYMRRRQGQEEVSYPHPLLEPVLKRTLGVPLFQEQLLRMAMVVASFTGSEAEELRRAVGMRRSMQRMRDLEGRLRSGMTRNGIGLREQDNIVQGISSFAMYGFPESHAASFALIAYASAYLKVHYLAAFTCGLLNNQPMGFYSPAVLIKDAQRHGLRVRPICVQRSDWLCSIEHEPDDSLSLRIGLNYAKGLKQSSAESLLASRNTSGQFQSVDDLTQRIPELSRKELVLLAQIGALNSVGQVMHRRDALWQVEQAGRPIGPLLRSAIKTQNSKALIPLRQMTTDERLAADYAGCGLTCGPHPMTYHRDLLKHQDFASACDLARYSQNQFVKIAGCVIARQRPGTAKGFVFLSLEDETGITNIIITPDLFEQERMIITRSRFLAIEGRLQIQNRVIHVKAFRIRPIDITSADVSSHDFH